One Burkholderia thailandensis E264 genomic window carries:
- a CDS encoding MFS transporter → MFAPETHRRDGSPRLFNPMMIAVIAGALVMSAAMGVRQTFGLFIGPFSFDHGLPVTTIAFAIALHNLVWGVAQPFAGAAADRYGSGPLVALGAVVFALGLAIAAVVPSGAMLVLGMGVLVGIGISCTSFGVVLTAVGRGAPPDKRSMAMGIASAGGSLGQVALVPVAQWFTSHSGTMVSLFVLAGCLIAIAPLGVLLDRNTRGSHAAVHETAAVSLKEALSRAMRHRGYCLLTIGFFTCGFQLAFIATHLPNYLLLCHMPVGLGATALALIGLFNMAGSWACGWLGGRYRQHHVLGWLYLIRGAAIALFFLGPKSDASVVAFAAIMGLTWLGTVPLTSGLVAKVFGTRHLGTLFGVCFLSHQIGSFLGSWLGGYVFDATGSYSLIWGATALAGLFAALLHFPINDAPAHGGAAVARA, encoded by the coding sequence ATGTTTGCACCCGAAACGCATCGACGCGACGGATCCCCACGTTTGTTCAACCCGATGATGATCGCCGTGATCGCCGGCGCGCTCGTGATGAGCGCGGCGATGGGCGTGCGGCAAACCTTCGGACTTTTCATCGGGCCGTTCTCGTTCGACCACGGCTTGCCCGTGACGACGATCGCGTTCGCGATCGCACTGCACAACCTCGTCTGGGGCGTCGCGCAGCCGTTCGCGGGCGCGGCCGCGGATCGCTACGGCTCCGGGCCGCTCGTCGCGCTCGGCGCGGTTGTGTTCGCGCTCGGCCTCGCGATCGCCGCAGTCGTGCCGTCCGGTGCGATGCTCGTGCTCGGGATGGGCGTGCTCGTCGGCATCGGGATCAGTTGCACGAGCTTCGGCGTGGTGCTGACCGCGGTGGGCCGCGGCGCGCCGCCGGACAAGCGCAGCATGGCGATGGGCATCGCGAGCGCGGGCGGCTCGCTCGGCCAGGTCGCGCTCGTGCCGGTCGCGCAGTGGTTCACGTCGCATTCGGGCACGATGGTGTCGCTGTTCGTGCTCGCCGGCTGCCTGATCGCGATCGCGCCGCTCGGCGTGCTGCTCGACCGGAACACGCGCGGCAGCCACGCGGCCGTGCACGAGACGGCGGCCGTGTCGCTGAAGGAGGCGCTGTCGCGCGCGATGCGGCATCGCGGCTATTGCCTGCTGACCATCGGCTTCTTCACGTGCGGATTCCAGCTCGCGTTCATCGCCACGCATTTGCCGAACTACCTGCTGCTGTGCCATATGCCGGTCGGACTCGGCGCGACCGCGCTCGCGCTGATCGGCCTGTTCAACATGGCGGGCAGCTGGGCGTGCGGCTGGCTCGGCGGCCGCTACCGGCAGCATCACGTGCTCGGCTGGCTGTACCTGATTCGCGGCGCGGCGATCGCGCTGTTCTTCCTCGGGCCGAAGTCGGATGCGTCGGTCGTCGCCTTCGCGGCGATCATGGGGCTTACGTGGCTCGGCACCGTGCCGCTCACGAGCGGGCTCGTCGCGAAGGTGTTCGGCACGCGCCATCTGGGCACGCTGTTCGGCGTGTGTTTCCTGAGCCATCAGATCGGCTCGTTTCTCGGCTCGTGGCTCGGCGGCTACGTGTTCGACGCGACGGGATCTTACTCGCTGATCTGGGGCGCGACGGCGCTCGCCGGGCTGTTCGCGGCGCTGCTGCATTTCCCGATCAACGACGCGCCCGCGCACGGCGGCGCGGCGGTCGCGCGCGCGTGA
- a CDS encoding 4'-phosphopantetheinyl transferase family protein, whose amino-acid sequence MTNASTTFPTMNASLALPLGDRDAHVWYARTAACDTPALRERYRALLSAEERERLGRFAFDHLKLEYLVTRALCRTVLSAYVDGVAPAQWRFRANAHGRPEIDAGDARPPLRFNLSNARSIVACVVTRTADAGIDVEERARSNDLDGIAASHFSASERAAFFALPPDARRTRFFELWTLKEAYIKALGVGLSIDLGEFSFALPAQPVRIAFDPHVDDDSSHWQFALLDVGAEHQMALGIRDAHAAARPFEIRMREIVPDPAANARHAATPN is encoded by the coding sequence ATGACGAACGCCTCGACGACCTTCCCGACGATGAACGCATCCCTCGCGCTGCCGCTTGGCGATCGCGACGCGCACGTGTGGTACGCGCGCACCGCCGCGTGCGACACGCCCGCGTTGCGCGAGCGCTATCGCGCGCTGCTGAGCGCCGAAGAGCGCGAACGCCTCGGACGCTTCGCATTCGATCACCTCAAGCTCGAGTACCTCGTGACGCGCGCGTTGTGCCGCACCGTGCTGTCCGCGTACGTCGACGGCGTCGCGCCCGCGCAATGGCGGTTCCGTGCGAACGCGCATGGCCGGCCGGAAATCGACGCGGGCGATGCGCGGCCGCCGCTGCGCTTCAATCTGTCGAACGCACGCAGCATCGTCGCGTGCGTCGTCACGCGAACGGCCGATGCGGGCATCGACGTCGAGGAGCGCGCGCGCAGCAACGATCTCGACGGCATCGCCGCGTCGCATTTCTCGGCGAGCGAGCGCGCGGCGTTCTTCGCGCTGCCGCCCGACGCGCGGCGCACGCGCTTTTTCGAGCTGTGGACGCTGAAGGAGGCGTACATCAAGGCGCTCGGCGTCGGGCTGTCGATCGATCTCGGCGAGTTCTCGTTCGCGCTGCCCGCGCAGCCCGTTCGCATCGCATTCGATCCACACGTCGACGACGACTCGAGCCACTGGCAATTCGCGTTGCTCGACGTCGGCGCCGAGCATCAGATGGCGCTCGGGATTCGCGACGCGCACGCGGCGGCGCGCCCGTTCGAGATCCGCATGCGCGAGATCGTGCCAGATCCGGCCGCGAACGCGCGCCACGCCGCCACGCCGAACTGA